Proteins encoded together in one Micromonospora auratinigra window:
- a CDS encoding ArsA-related P-loop ATPase, producing MAAVEQPAEPAGTWPARLHVVTGKGGTGKTSVAAALALGLAAGGRRTLLVEVEGRQGIAQLFGTDPLPYEERHLTDAPGGGEVRALAVDAEEALLEYLDMFYKLGAAGRALRKLGAIDFATTIAPGLRDVLLTGKVKEATTRTSGQRRTYDAVVLDAPPTGRIGRFLNVTAETARLAKVGPIKTQSEGVSALLRSPMTAVHVVTLLEEMPVQETVDAIAELTQLGFPVGRVIVNGARPPVPTGRQVTAAELKRGLAAAGLPTDGRTVAGLVAEARDQQVRRELEDSLRADLVELGLPLTELPLLPDGVDRAGLETLAGMLVRAD from the coding sequence GTGGCAGCAGTTGAGCAACCGGCCGAGCCGGCCGGCACCTGGCCGGCCCGCCTGCACGTGGTGACCGGCAAGGGCGGGACGGGCAAGACCAGCGTGGCCGCGGCGCTGGCCCTCGGGCTGGCCGCCGGCGGCCGGCGCACCCTGCTGGTCGAGGTGGAGGGGCGGCAGGGCATCGCCCAGCTCTTCGGCACCGACCCGCTGCCCTACGAGGAGCGGCACCTGACCGACGCGCCGGGCGGCGGCGAGGTACGCGCGCTCGCGGTGGACGCCGAGGAGGCGCTGCTGGAGTACCTCGACATGTTCTACAAGCTGGGCGCGGCCGGCCGCGCACTGCGCAAGCTGGGCGCGATCGACTTCGCCACCACGATCGCCCCGGGGCTGCGCGACGTGCTGCTCACCGGCAAGGTCAAGGAGGCCACCACCCGCACCAGCGGGCAGCGCCGGACGTACGACGCGGTGGTGCTGGACGCCCCGCCGACCGGGCGGATCGGCCGGTTCCTCAACGTGACGGCGGAGACCGCCCGGCTGGCCAAGGTGGGCCCGATCAAGACCCAGAGCGAGGGGGTCTCGGCGCTGCTCCGCTCGCCGATGACGGCCGTGCACGTGGTGACCCTGCTGGAGGAGATGCCGGTCCAGGAGACGGTCGACGCGATCGCCGAGCTGACCCAGCTCGGTTTCCCGGTGGGCCGGGTGATCGTCAACGGGGCCCGGCCGCCGGTGCCGACCGGCCGCCAGGTGACCGCCGCCGAGCTGAAGCGCGGGCTGGCCGCCGCCGGCCTGCCGACCGACGGCCGGACCGTCGCCGGGCTCGTCGCGGAAGCCCGGGACCAGCAGGTACGCCGGGAGCTGGAGGACTCGCTCCGGGCCGACCTGGTGGAGCTGGGCCTGCCCCTGACCGAGCTGCCGCTGCTGCCCGACGGGGTGGACCGGGCCGGGCTGGAGACGCTCGCCGGCATGCTCGTCCGGGCGGATTGA
- a CDS encoding penicillin-binding protein — translation MRKRDHNVLTNAASLLVCGLLAGVVVAAAAFPAVAMSGLAAKAGAETFGALPKELTVARAPQISYLLASDGKTPLATMYDENRRDVKLKDISPYMQKAIIAAEDHDFYKHNGVDMNGVVRAFVNNQSGANSRQGASTLTMQYVRLAISYSATHPADVVAATEDTSARKLREMRYALQIDKDLSKDEILERYLNIAAFGNGAYGIYAASQVYFGKPPSKLDIQESAMLAGMVKAPTSFDPTTKGGYPQAVDRRDYVIDNMAIIGAITKAEAEQAKKIKLTVKDKRTPNGCVATNTQSWGFFCDYFYRWWLQQETFGSTSYDRERRLKSGGYTITTSLDVQAQRAADKAVRNHLSNSATAARMVAVIEPGTGRVRAVATNRVFKIDDPKNPQNKFSSEPRKAKKKIRGNRPNTVNPLITGGPGIAGYQAGSTFKIFTLVAALEKGYPLSYTINAPPRFTSEYVIDAGNDAACPGTHFYCPVNANPAMAGVHTMWSAFGFSVNTYFIALQQRVGTENVVKAAQKLGITFRAPNDAKLAANAHGWGAFSLGVTSTTPLELANAYATLAADGKYCEPIPVQEIRGPDGEKLDIANPHCEQRISTQVARAAVDAARCPVGDRSATSKCKTATAGNVKGIVDAPVAGKSGTTDGDKTSALVAMTKQYAVAGIEADPDWPQTTQRMKHNEVPWGINPAVYETLRDAMKGKERIQFTEPSGKILEGDQRSIPGVKCESVETAKSRLRGAGFEPVVSSSPIASECPAGSAAGTSPDGRTIKGGVVTIEVSAGGGGGNPPPAGGTGPVVPPPGNGPGRPPRR, via the coding sequence ATGCGGAAACGTGACCACAACGTGCTGACCAACGCCGCATCGCTACTTGTCTGTGGCCTGTTGGCCGGAGTGGTGGTCGCGGCAGCGGCCTTCCCCGCGGTGGCGATGTCCGGACTTGCCGCGAAGGCGGGTGCCGAGACCTTCGGGGCGCTGCCCAAGGAGCTGACCGTGGCCCGCGCGCCGCAGATCAGCTACCTGCTCGCCTCCGACGGCAAGACACCGCTCGCCACGATGTACGACGAGAACCGCCGCGACGTGAAGCTCAAGGACATCTCGCCGTACATGCAGAAGGCGATCATCGCCGCCGAGGACCACGACTTCTACAAGCACAACGGCGTGGACATGAACGGTGTGGTCCGCGCCTTCGTCAACAACCAGTCCGGGGCCAACTCCCGGCAGGGCGCCTCGACGCTCACCATGCAGTACGTCCGGCTGGCCATCTCCTACTCGGCCACCCACCCGGCCGACGTGGTCGCGGCGACCGAGGACACCAGCGCCCGCAAGCTGCGCGAGATGCGCTACGCGCTCCAGATCGACAAGGACCTCTCCAAGGACGAGATCCTGGAGCGCTACCTGAACATCGCCGCCTTCGGCAACGGCGCGTACGGCATCTACGCCGCCAGCCAGGTCTACTTCGGCAAGCCGCCGAGCAAACTGGACATCCAGGAGTCGGCCATGCTGGCCGGCATGGTGAAGGCGCCGACCTCGTTCGACCCCACCACCAAGGGCGGCTACCCGCAGGCCGTCGACCGGCGTGACTACGTCATCGACAACATGGCGATCATCGGGGCCATCACCAAGGCGGAGGCCGAGCAGGCCAAGAAGATCAAGCTCACGGTGAAGGACAAGCGCACCCCGAACGGCTGCGTCGCCACCAACACCCAGAGCTGGGGCTTCTTCTGCGACTACTTCTACCGCTGGTGGCTCCAGCAGGAGACCTTCGGCTCCACCTCGTACGACCGCGAGCGGCGGCTGAAGAGCGGTGGCTACACCATCACCACCTCGCTCGACGTGCAGGCGCAGCGCGCCGCCGACAAGGCGGTCCGCAACCACCTGAGCAACAGCGCCACGGCCGCCCGGATGGTGGCGGTGATCGAGCCGGGCACCGGCCGGGTGCGGGCCGTCGCGACCAACCGCGTCTTCAAGATCGACGACCCGAAGAACCCGCAGAACAAGTTCTCCAGTGAGCCGCGCAAGGCCAAGAAGAAGATCCGGGGCAACCGCCCGAACACGGTGAACCCGCTGATCACCGGCGGCCCGGGCATCGCCGGCTACCAGGCCGGCTCGACCTTCAAGATCTTCACACTGGTGGCCGCGCTGGAGAAGGGCTACCCGCTCAGCTACACCATCAACGCCCCGCCCCGGTTCACGTCCGAGTACGTCATCGACGCGGGCAACGACGCCGCCTGCCCGGGCACGCACTTCTACTGCCCGGTCAACGCCAACCCGGCGATGGCCGGCGTGCACACCATGTGGAGCGCGTTCGGCTTCTCGGTCAACACCTACTTCATCGCGCTCCAGCAGCGGGTGGGCACCGAGAACGTGGTGAAGGCCGCGCAGAAGCTCGGCATCACCTTCCGCGCGCCGAACGACGCCAAGCTCGCCGCGAACGCCCACGGTTGGGGCGCGTTCAGCCTCGGCGTCACCTCCACCACCCCGCTGGAACTGGCCAACGCGTACGCCACCCTGGCGGCCGACGGGAAGTACTGCGAGCCGATCCCGGTGCAGGAGATCCGCGGCCCGGACGGCGAGAAGCTGGACATCGCCAACCCGCACTGCGAGCAGCGGATCAGCACCCAGGTGGCCCGGGCCGCCGTGGACGCCGCCCGCTGCCCGGTCGGCGACAGGTCCGCCACCTCGAAGTGCAAGACCGCCACCGCGGGCAACGTGAAGGGCATCGTCGACGCCCCGGTCGCCGGCAAGTCCGGCACCACCGACGGGGACAAGACCTCCGCCCTGGTCGCGATGACCAAGCAGTACGCGGTGGCCGGCATCGAGGCCGACCCGGACTGGCCGCAGACCACGCAGCGGATGAAGCACAACGAGGTGCCGTGGGGTATCAACCCGGCGGTCTACGAGACGCTGCGCGACGCGATGAAGGGCAAGGAACGGATCCAGTTCACCGAGCCCAGCGGAAAGATCCTGGAGGGCGACCAGCGTTCCATCCCGGGCGTCAAGTGCGAGTCGGTCGAGACCGCCAAGTCCCGGCTGCGCGGCGCGGGCTTCGAGCCGGTCGTCTCCAGCAGCCCGATCGCGTCGGAGTGCCCGGCCGGCAGTGCCGCCGGCACCAGCCCGGACGGGCGCACCATCAAGGGTGGCGTGGTGACCATCGAGGTCAGTGCCGGCGGTGGCGGTGGCAACCCGCCGCCGGCCGGCGGCACCGGCCCGGTCGTGCCACCGCCCGGTAACGGGCCCGGCCGACCACCACGCCGCTGA
- a CDS encoding calcium:proton antiporter, which yields MAALSRSRLTDWTTLVPLIAVVVMAACWGRDLPGPLIVVVAALLAGAVLAAVHHAEVVAHKVGEPLGSLVLAVAVTVIEVGLIVTLMISGGDKTQALARDTVFAAVMITCNGILGLSLLLGALRRRVAVFNPEGTGGALATVATLATLSLVVPTFTTSRPGPEFSPAQLAFAAVASLALYGLFVLVQTGRHRDYFLPVTQEGSILAEDADGDGHADPPSTRTALASLALLVVALVAVVGNAKIISPAIEAGVSAANLPQAFVGVVIALLVLLPETLAAARAARRDRVQISLNLALGSAMASIGLTIPAIALLSIWLDGPLLLGLGGTQLTLLALTAVTGVLTVVPGRATVLQGGVHLVLLAAFVFLAASP from the coding sequence ATGGCGGCCCTGAGCAGATCCCGACTGACCGACTGGACCACTCTCGTACCCCTGATCGCGGTCGTGGTGATGGCGGCCTGCTGGGGACGGGACCTGCCCGGACCGCTGATCGTCGTGGTGGCCGCGCTGCTGGCCGGCGCGGTGCTGGCCGCCGTGCACCATGCCGAGGTGGTGGCCCACAAGGTCGGCGAACCGCTCGGTTCGCTGGTCCTCGCCGTGGCGGTCACCGTGATCGAGGTCGGCCTGATCGTCACCCTGATGATCAGCGGTGGGGACAAGACCCAGGCCCTGGCCCGGGACACCGTCTTCGCCGCCGTGATGATCACCTGCAACGGCATCCTCGGCCTGTCGCTGCTGCTCGGCGCGCTGCGTCGCCGGGTGGCGGTCTTCAACCCGGAGGGCACCGGCGGGGCGCTGGCGACCGTGGCCACCCTCGCCACCCTCAGCCTGGTGGTGCCCACGTTCACCACCAGCCGGCCCGGTCCCGAGTTCTCCCCCGCCCAGCTCGCCTTCGCGGCGGTCGCCTCGCTCGCCCTGTACGGACTGTTCGTGCTGGTGCAGACCGGCCGGCACCGCGACTACTTCCTGCCGGTGACGCAGGAGGGCAGCATCCTGGCCGAGGACGCCGACGGCGACGGGCACGCCGACCCGCCGTCGACGCGTACCGCGCTGGCCAGCCTGGCGCTGCTGGTGGTGGCACTGGTCGCGGTGGTCGGCAACGCGAAGATCATTTCTCCCGCGATCGAGGCCGGCGTCTCGGCGGCGAACCTGCCCCAGGCCTTCGTCGGGGTGGTCATCGCCCTGCTGGTGCTCCTGCCGGAGACCCTCGCCGCCGCCCGGGCCGCCCGCCGGGACCGGGTGCAGATCAGCCTCAACCTGGCGCTCGGCTCGGCGATGGCGAGCATCGGCCTGACCATCCCGGCCATCGCGCTGCTCTCGATCTGGCTGGACGGCCCGCTGCTGCTGGGACTCGGCGGCACCCAGCTGACGCTGCTCGCGCTCACCGCCGTGACCGGGGTGCTCACCGTGGTGCCCGGGCGGGCGACGGTGCTCCAGGGCGGGGTGCACCTGGTGCTGCTCGCCGCGTTCGTCTTCCTCGCCGCCAGCCCGTGA
- a CDS encoding MFS transporter, which yields MLRRALPARPEARRILLGTLLSAVGRGLTLPFLFIYLTDVRGLTDNQAGLVIGWFGAVTLALSPVGGTLIDRFGARRVVLPCLAVEAIGTASLGLVHSVGTAFAVSTLIAVGGSALWSGQTTILASLTDDGERQRVFGLQFALLNLGIGVGGLISGAVVDVARPVTFQAIYLLDAVSYLTPALILLTLPHVGHRLSRAATEEDRPTGGYLTVLRDRPFRRLVLFGLVLTTCGYAQIEVGFTAYSVRVVEVTPRIVAWALAGNTVMIVLSQLLVIRRMEGRSRTGALAAVGAVFASAWLVLGAAGVIGTGNALVAALGVVACAAIFGFGETMLSPVMPALTNALATDELRGRYNAMSSMIFGISGIIGPVTAGPLLGAAHGKLWVAVVVGGCLTASVLALSLRRLLTPAQDGRPTPAPAPPPTPVTSAR from the coding sequence ATGCTGCGCCGCGCCCTGCCCGCCCGTCCGGAAGCCCGCCGAATCCTGCTGGGCACCCTGCTGTCGGCCGTCGGGCGCGGCCTGACCCTGCCGTTCCTCTTCATCTACCTCACCGACGTCCGGGGTCTCACCGACAACCAGGCCGGCCTGGTGATCGGCTGGTTCGGCGCGGTGACGCTCGCCCTGTCGCCGGTGGGCGGGACGCTGATCGACCGGTTCGGCGCCCGGCGGGTGGTGCTGCCCTGCCTCGCGGTCGAGGCGATCGGCACCGCCTCGCTGGGGCTGGTGCACTCGGTGGGCACGGCCTTCGCGGTGAGCACCCTGATCGCGGTGGGCGGTTCGGCGCTCTGGTCCGGGCAGACCACGATCCTCGCCTCGCTGACCGACGACGGCGAGCGGCAGCGCGTGTTCGGGCTCCAGTTCGCCCTGCTCAACCTGGGCATCGGGGTCGGCGGCCTGATCTCCGGGGCGGTCGTCGACGTGGCCCGGCCGGTCACCTTCCAGGCGATCTACCTGCTGGACGCGGTGAGCTACCTGACGCCGGCCCTGATCCTGCTGACCCTGCCGCACGTCGGGCACCGGCTGAGCCGGGCCGCCACCGAGGAGGACCGCCCGACCGGGGGCTACCTGACCGTGCTCCGGGACCGGCCGTTCCGGCGGCTGGTGCTCTTCGGACTGGTCCTCACCACCTGCGGGTACGCGCAGATCGAGGTCGGTTTCACCGCGTACTCGGTGCGGGTGGTGGAGGTGACGCCCCGGATCGTGGCGTGGGCGCTGGCCGGCAACACCGTGATGATCGTGCTCTCCCAGCTGCTGGTGATCCGCCGGATGGAGGGTCGCAGCCGGACCGGTGCGCTCGCCGCGGTGGGCGCGGTCTTCGCGTCCGCCTGGCTGGTCCTCGGCGCGGCGGGCGTCATCGGTACGGGCAACGCGCTGGTCGCCGCCCTCGGGGTGGTGGCCTGCGCGGCGATCTTCGGCTTCGGCGAGACGATGCTGTCGCCGGTGATGCCGGCGTTGACCAACGCGCTGGCCACCGACGAGCTGCGCGGCCGCTACAACGCCATGAGCTCGATGATCTTCGGGATCAGTGGGATCATCGGCCCGGTCACCGCGGGCCCGCTGCTCGGCGCGGCGCACGGGAAGCTCTGGGTGGCGGTGGTGGTCGGCGGCTGCCTGACCGCCTCGGTGCTGGCCCTCTCCCTGCGCCGGCTGCTCACCCCCGCGCAGGACGGCCGCCCCACCCCCGCCCCGGCTCCCCCGCCCACCCCGGTGACCTCGGCGCGCTGA
- a CDS encoding metallophosphoesterase, whose product MRKRTLFRLAAGTAAAGAATLAYASLVERNMFTLRRYDVPVLPADAEPLRVLHLSDLHMTPGQRRKQDWVASLAALDPDLVVVTGDNMAHPDAVPGVLRALQPLLDLPGAFVFGSNDYTGPVLKNPFSYFLPDREYTEGVELPYEELRDVFTGAGWADLNNARTTVKAGGREIELVGVDDPHIGRDDYDAVAGPVSPGAALSVAVAHSPEPAVLDRMAGDGFGLLLAGHTHGGQVCVPGYGALVTNCGLPRSMARGLHRWPGSDSWLHVSAGLGTHPTAPVRFACPPEASVLTLIPR is encoded by the coding sequence ATGCGAAAGCGCACACTATTCCGGCTCGCCGCCGGGACCGCCGCCGCGGGCGCGGCCACCCTGGCGTACGCGTCGCTCGTCGAGCGCAACATGTTCACCCTGCGTCGGTACGACGTGCCGGTGCTGCCCGCGGACGCCGAGCCGTTGCGCGTACTGCACCTGTCGGACCTGCACATGACGCCCGGCCAGCGACGCAAGCAGGACTGGGTGGCCTCCCTGGCCGCGCTCGACCCGGACCTGGTGGTCGTCACCGGGGACAACATGGCCCACCCGGACGCCGTCCCCGGCGTGCTGCGGGCCCTGCAACCGCTGCTCGACCTGCCCGGCGCGTTCGTCTTCGGCTCGAACGACTACACCGGACCGGTGTTGAAGAACCCGTTCAGCTACTTCCTGCCGGACCGGGAGTACACCGAGGGCGTGGAGCTGCCGTACGAGGAGCTGCGCGACGTCTTCACCGGCGCCGGCTGGGCCGACCTCAACAACGCGCGGACCACGGTGAAGGCCGGCGGCCGGGAGATCGAACTGGTCGGCGTGGACGACCCGCACATCGGACGCGACGACTACGACGCGGTGGCCGGCCCGGTCAGCCCCGGGGCGGCGCTCTCCGTGGCCGTGGCGCACTCGCCGGAGCCGGCCGTGCTGGACCGGATGGCCGGGGACGGCTTCGGGCTGCTGCTCGCCGGCCACACGCACGGCGGCCAGGTGTGTGTGCCCGGTTACGGCGCGCTGGTCACCAACTGCGGCCTGCCCCGCTCGATGGCGCGCGGGCTGCACCGCTGGCCCGGCTCCGACTCCTGGCTGCACGTCTCGGCCGGCCTCGGCACGCACCCCACCGCCCCGGTGCGCTTCGCCTGCCCGCCGGAGGCGAGCGTGCTGACCCTCATCCCCCGCTGA
- a CDS encoding Rv0361 family membrane protein: MTQPPIGGTGSPSGPPPEQPPVAATPTPGAFPPPAAGYPPYQHPAAPKKRRGLLIASIVLAAAVLLCGGGGTAAFLTLRNAEDGQGAKEPTVAVDGFLTAIYKDRDARKAATFVCSAARDDRKISGKVAEVQKYATRYQNPRFRWTSPKVDNQTGDRATVTTRLTMTTSDEKVADQELRFTVVQKTGWWVCEVG; the protein is encoded by the coding sequence ATGACCCAACCGCCCATCGGCGGCACCGGCTCGCCCAGCGGCCCGCCGCCCGAGCAGCCGCCCGTCGCCGCCACGCCGACCCCCGGCGCCTTCCCGCCGCCGGCCGCCGGCTACCCGCCGTACCAGCACCCGGCCGCCCCGAAGAAGCGGCGCGGGCTGCTGATCGCCTCGATCGTGCTGGCCGCGGCGGTCCTGCTCTGCGGCGGTGGCGGCACGGCGGCGTTCCTCACCCTGCGCAACGCGGAGGACGGCCAGGGCGCCAAGGAGCCGACCGTCGCGGTGGACGGCTTCCTCACCGCGATCTACAAGGACCGGGACGCCAGGAAGGCCGCCACCTTCGTCTGCTCCGCCGCCCGGGACGACAGGAAGATCTCCGGCAAGGTCGCGGAGGTGCAGAAGTACGCCACCCGCTACCAGAACCCGCGGTTCCGTTGGACCAGCCCGAAGGTGGACAACCAGACCGGTGACCGGGCGACCGTCACCACCCGGCTCACCATGACCACCTCCGACGAGAAGGTGGCCGACCAGGAGCTGCGCTTCACCGTGGTGCAGAAGACGGGTTGGTGGGTCTGCGAGGTCGGCTGA
- a CDS encoding RidA family protein, which produces MSNGPHAKLAELGLTLPEVVPPVASYVPAVQSGQHVYVSGQLPMADGKLLATGKVGNGVSAEQAKDLAQRCGLNALAAIDSLVGLENVVKVVKLTGFVASAPGFTGQPGVINGASDLFGAVFGEAGRHARSAVGVAELPLDAPVEVEVIVEVS; this is translated from the coding sequence ATGTCGAACGGACCGCACGCGAAGCTCGCCGAGCTGGGTCTGACCCTGCCCGAGGTGGTGCCGCCGGTGGCCAGCTACGTGCCGGCCGTCCAGTCCGGGCAGCACGTCTACGTCTCCGGTCAGCTGCCGATGGCCGACGGCAAGCTGCTCGCCACCGGCAAGGTCGGCAACGGCGTCTCCGCCGAGCAGGCGAAGGACCTGGCGCAACGGTGCGGCCTGAACGCCCTCGCCGCGATCGACTCGCTGGTCGGCCTGGAGAACGTGGTGAAGGTCGTGAAGCTGACCGGCTTCGTGGCCAGCGCGCCGGGCTTCACCGGCCAGCCGGGCGTGATCAACGGTGCCTCCGACCTCTTCGGCGCCGTCTTCGGTGAGGCCGGCCGGCACGCCCGCAGCGCCGTCGGCGTCGCCGAGCTGCCCCTCGACGCCCCGGTCGAGGTCGAGGTCATCGTCGAGGTCTCCTGA
- a CDS encoding WhiB family transcriptional regulator, translating into MGMITDWPSLAACQNGDPDALFVQGAEQNVAKRICRSCPVRYECLADALDNRIEFGVWGGMTERERRALLRRHPQVTSWRKMFEAAMKKNAKEKAGKDKVLVTTAN; encoded by the coding sequence ATGGGCATGATCACTGACTGGCCGTCGCTGGCGGCGTGTCAGAACGGGGACCCGGACGCGTTGTTCGTACAGGGCGCCGAACAGAACGTGGCGAAGAGGATCTGCCGGAGCTGCCCAGTTCGGTACGAGTGCCTGGCCGACGCGCTCGACAACCGGATCGAGTTCGGGGTGTGGGGTGGCATGACCGAACGTGAACGCCGGGCGTTGCTGCGCCGGCACCCACAGGTGACCAGTTGGCGGAAGATGTTCGAGGCCGCCATGAAGAAGAACGCCAAGGAGAAGGCCGGCAAGGACAAGGTCCTGGTCACCACGGCCAACTGA
- a CDS encoding MBL fold metallo-hydrolase, translating to MGGHVTGAVGALADELPGWVTLLRAPNPGPMTLDGTNTWVLRAPGAEHAVVIDPGPADEGHLAAIAAHGPVGFVLITHGHPDHTEGAPRLSALLGGARVLAVDPAHSIGGEPLTSGTTPDGGLAIRAVPTPGHTADSVCFLVEHGDERVVLTGDTILGRGTTVVAHPDGHLGDYLSSLELLSAYREVPALPGHGPALADCGAAAEFYLAHRRARLDQVRAAVAAGATTAPEVVAAVYADVDRSLWWAAEWSVRAQLEYLGVEQP from the coding sequence ATGGGTGGGCATGTGACCGGGGCGGTGGGGGCGCTCGCGGACGAACTGCCGGGGTGGGTGACGCTGCTGCGCGCGCCGAACCCCGGGCCGATGACGCTCGACGGCACCAACACCTGGGTGCTGCGGGCCCCCGGCGCGGAGCACGCGGTCGTGATCGACCCGGGCCCCGCCGACGAGGGGCACCTGGCCGCGATCGCGGCGCACGGGCCGGTCGGGTTCGTGCTGATCACCCACGGGCACCCGGACCACACCGAGGGCGCACCCCGGCTCAGCGCGCTGCTCGGCGGGGCGCGCGTGCTCGCCGTCGACCCCGCGCACAGCATCGGCGGCGAGCCGCTGACCTCCGGCACCACGCCGGACGGCGGCCTCGCCATCCGGGCCGTCCCCACCCCCGGGCACACCGCCGACTCGGTCTGCTTCCTGGTCGAGCACGGTGACGAGCGGGTGGTGCTCACCGGCGACACGATCCTGGGCCGGGGCACCACCGTGGTCGCCCACCCCGACGGGCACCTCGGCGACTACCTGTCGAGCCTGGAGCTGCTGTCGGCGTACCGGGAGGTGCCGGCGCTGCCCGGGCACGGCCCGGCGCTGGCCGACTGCGGCGCGGCGGCGGAGTTCTACCTGGCCCACCGGCGGGCCCGGCTCGACCAGGTCCGGGCGGCGGTCGCCGCCGGGGCGACCACCGCGCCCGAGGTGGTCGCCGCCGTCTACGCCGACGTCGACCGGTCGCTCTGGTGGGCCGCCGAGTGGTCGGTGCGCGCGCAGCTGGAATACCTCGGGGTGGAGCAGCCGTGA
- a CDS encoding ArsA family ATPase, giving the protein MVPSEDAAPALDVDRILADPGVRIVVCCGAGGVGKTTTAAALALRAAERHGRRTVVLTIDPARRLAQSLGLTELDNTPRRVKGIDVEADGGELHAMMLDMKRTFDDVVLQHTDPAKAAEIFRNPFYQAMSSTFAGTQEYMAMEKLGQLHARGEWDLIVVDTPPSRSALDFLDAPARLSRFLDGRMLRLLLAPARTGGRSMFSFVTAGFGMFSKVVQKVIGAQLLTDLSGFVAALDSMFGGFRQRAEQTYRILQARETAFLLVAAPESDAVREAAYFAGRLREENMPLVGLVLNRVHEPAAPLGAADSLAAAERLAAEGGHEGTVEVLRAHAALAQQAAREHRVAARFTEAFPAVPAVSVTAQPADVHDVDGLRTIGEAISRR; this is encoded by the coding sequence TTGGTGCCTTCCGAAGACGCGGCGCCTGCGCTGGACGTGGACCGGATCCTCGCCGACCCCGGCGTACGGATCGTGGTCTGCTGCGGCGCCGGCGGAGTGGGCAAGACGACCACGGCGGCCGCGTTGGCGCTGCGGGCGGCCGAGCGGCACGGCCGGCGCACGGTGGTGCTCACCATCGACCCGGCCCGGCGGCTGGCCCAGTCGCTCGGCCTGACCGAGCTGGACAACACCCCACGCCGGGTCAAGGGGATCGACGTCGAGGCCGACGGCGGCGAGCTGCACGCCATGATGCTCGACATGAAGCGCACCTTCGACGACGTGGTGCTCCAGCACACCGATCCGGCGAAGGCGGCGGAGATCTTCCGCAACCCCTTCTACCAGGCCATGAGCTCCACCTTCGCCGGCACCCAGGAGTACATGGCGATGGAGAAGCTGGGCCAGCTGCACGCCCGGGGCGAGTGGGACCTGATCGTGGTGGACACCCCGCCGTCCCGCTCGGCGCTGGACTTCCTCGACGCGCCGGCCCGGCTCTCCCGCTTCCTGGACGGCCGGATGCTGCGGCTGCTGCTCGCCCCGGCGCGGACCGGGGGCCGGAGCATGTTCAGCTTCGTCACCGCCGGCTTCGGGATGTTCTCGAAGGTGGTGCAGAAGGTGATCGGCGCGCAGCTGCTCACCGACCTCTCCGGCTTCGTCGCCGCACTCGACTCGATGTTCGGCGGCTTCCGGCAGCGGGCGGAGCAGACGTACCGGATCCTGCAGGCCCGGGAGACGGCGTTCCTGCTGGTCGCGGCCCCGGAGTCGGACGCGGTGCGGGAGGCCGCCTACTTCGCCGGCCGGCTGCGGGAGGAGAACATGCCGCTGGTCGGGTTGGTGCTCAATCGGGTGCACGAGCCGGCGGCGCCGCTCGGCGCCGCCGACAGCCTGGCCGCCGCCGAGCGGCTGGCCGCCGAGGGCGGGCACGAGGGCACCGTCGAGGTGCTGCGGGCGCACGCCGCGCTGGCCCAGCAGGCGGCACGCGAGCACCGGGTGGCGGCGCGGTTCACCGAGGCGTTCCCGGCGGTGCCGGCGGTCTCGGTGACGGCGCAGCCCGCCGACGTGCACGACGTCGACGGGCTGCGGACGATCGGCGAGGCGATCAGCCGGCGCTGA
- a CDS encoding DUF4177 domain-containing protein, translating into MQKWEYATVPLLVHATKQILDNWGEDGWELVSVVPGPNPEQLVAYLKRPKG; encoded by the coding sequence ATGCAGAAGTGGGAATACGCCACGGTTCCGCTGCTGGTCCACGCGACCAAGCAGATCCTCGACAACTGGGGCGAGGACGGCTGGGAGCTGGTCTCCGTGGTGCCCGGTCCGAACCCGGAGCAGCTCGTGGCCTACCTGAAGCGTCCGAAGGGCTGA